Part of the Flammeovirga agarivorans genome is shown below.
TTGAAAGGGAAGAGTTGAAAGAACGAATACAACTAGTCAGTTTCCGAAAACCTAGAAGAATAAGGAACGTAGGTCTCAATTTATATGGATTACCCGTTATTCTTTACACAGATAATGCTTCCCAGCTGATTCACCATCATGGACTACTTGGTTTAGACTTCCACATACACATCGACGAAATAAACGAAGACAGATTATACGTTGATAACACTTTAAAAACGACTTTTGTCTTAGAAAACATCCACTTGTTTCCTGTACAATAAAATTCTAATCGATATTTCAATAAATTTAATTCATTATTGAACAAATCTTAGAGGGATTAGTTATTTTAATTGATCAATAAACTATCTCTCTTATGATCGGATACCGTTTCACAGAATATATACCCCCAGAAATTGAGGGGGCAGATACCTTTTCAGAATTATTAAAAATATTTCTTGAGTTGATCAACATCACAGGAGGTGATGTAAGTGAGACCATGAATTGGATGAATAATCTTGATCGTCAATACAATATCACCAATAACGAATATGGAATGGGTGATTTTTACAACGATTTGAAGAATAAAGGTTACATCGAAGAAAATAATCAAGAAGGTTCTTTTACTATAACACCCAAAAGTGAACAAAGCATTAGACAAAGAGCTTTGGAAGAAATTTTTGGGAAGTTAAAGAAAGGACAAAAAGGAAATCATAAAACTAATTTTACCGGAACCCAAGGTGAGGAGATGACTTCTGACCGTAGGCCTTATCAATTTGGTGATGCGTTAGGTCAAATTTCAATGACCGATTCTATACGCAACGCCCAAATCAATCATGGTATAGATAATTTTTCTATTTACGAAGATGATTTAGAAGTAATAGAGAAAGAGCATCGTACACAAACGTCAACCGTGTTGATGATCGATATCTCACACTCTATGATTTTGTATGGTGAAGACCGTATCACTCCAGCAAAAAAAGTGGCTATGGCGCTCGCCGAGATGATCAAGCGAAAATACCGAAAAGATACTTTAGATATTATTGTTTTCGGAAATGATGCTTGGCAAATTAAAATCAAAGACTTACCCTATCTACAAGTAGGCCCTTACCACACAAATACTGTAGCTGGGTTGGAATTGGCAATGGATCTTCTGAGAAGAAGAAAGACCACCAACAAGCAAATATTTATGATCACTGATGGTAAACCTTCTTGTCTTAAGGAGGCAGGCGGATATTACAAAAACAGTTTTGGGTTAGACCGTAAGATCGTGAACAAATGTCTGACATTGGCCAGTCAATGTAGAAGACTTAGAATCCCTATAACGACATTTATGATTGCTTCAGATCCATATCTCAAGGAGTTCATTAAAGAATTTACTGAGGCGAATAATGGTAATGCCTACTATAGTGGCCTACAGGGATTAGGTGATATGATCTTTGAAGATTATGCAAGAAATAAGAAAAAGCGAATGTAATAATAATTAAGAATGAATACATACACTCAACTTTCTACACAAGAAAAACAAGCAATCACCACTCTAGGTGCACTTAAAGCAAGTGGTTATACTTCAAAGTCAGTAAAAGACGAATTAAGAGATAACCTTATATTAAAACTAAAAAATAAAGAAAATCCATTCCCTGAGATTTGGGGTTATGAGGATACTGTAATACCTGAATTGGAGAGAGCAGTATTATCAAAACACAACATCAATTTACTTGGGTTGAGAGGACAAGCAAAAACCAGGATTGCCAGATTAATGGTACATCTTTTAGATGATGTTATTCCGGTGATAGAAGGGAGTGAACTAAACGACGATCCTTTTCAGCCTTTATCTTATTCTGGAAAGAAAATATTAGAAGAAAAAGGAGATGATACCCCTATTAGTTGGTGGAAAAGAGAAGATAGATATTCAGAAAAATTGGCAACTCCGGATGTTACAGTTGCGGATTTAATAGGTGATATAGATCCAATCAAAGCGGCAACAGATAAATTAAGTTATTCTGATGAGAGAGTGATTCATTACGGACTAGTACCGAGGTCTCATAGAGGACTATTTGTGATTAATGAGCTTCCAGATTTGCAGCCTAGGATTCAAGTAGCTCTTTTCAACATTTTGCAAGAAGGTGATATACAAATTAGAGGTTTTCAAATTAGATTGCCTTTAGATATCCAATTTGTATTTACAGCTAACCCTGAAGATTATACCAATAGAGGTAGTATTGTAACTCCACTTAAGGATAGAATTGAATCACAAATTATTACTCATTATCCAAAAGAGTTGGAGATCGGTAAAAAGATTACCAAACAGGAGGCTAAAGTACAAGAAGCACAACTTAATCAAGTATCTATAAATGACTTATCAAGGAGTCTAATTGAACAGATTGCTTTTGAAGCTAGAGAAAGTGAATTTGTTGATGAAAAAAGTGGAGTTTCTGCGAGGCTAACAATCTCAGCAATGGAAAATCTATATTCTTCAGCAGAACGAAGAATGTTGATTAATGGTGAAGATAATACCTATGTGCGTGTTTCTGATATGATAGGAACAATACCAGCCATTACGGGTAAGATAGAGCTAGTCTATGAAGGTGAGCAAGAAGGAGCAGGAGAAGTAGCCCAAAGCTTATTAAGCAAAGCAATTCGAAAGCAATTTTTAGAAAATTACCCATCACCTGAAAAGGTAAGAAAATCTGAAGATAATCCGTACCAATATGTTATAAACTGGTTTGGAGATGCGAATAAAGTAGATCTTTTGAATGATACTTCTTATGAAGAATATAAAAGTAAACTTGATAACGTTCCAACTTTGCGCGCTACAGTAGAAAATACTCACAAAGGTTTATCTGAAGAAGAAATATATTACCAAATGGAATTTGTTTTACATGGATTGGCAGAATTTAGTCAACTTAGTAAACATGCCTTAGCTTCTAAAACGACATTTTCAGATTTACTTTCTGGAATGATGGACTTTTCAAGTTCTCATTTCGATGAGGAAGATGACGAGTAATTAATTATTAGAAGAAAATTATACGTAAAAGAAACACCTGTTCCGGCAAGTGTTTCTTTTTTTATTACCATTTCATGTAAATTTCACTTTTATTGCAGAAAATTATCATTCTTTAAATTTTTTTCTGTCACAAACTAACAACTTTAGTTGTTGGAGGTATTGATGAAGACTGAAAGTCAATCATTCGATCAAGTGAAAAGAGAAAAGATATAAATTTAACATGTCTACAAAGCCACATTTAGTTCATAGAATCAGAGAACAAGTTTCCAAATATAACAGCCGTGATGCTGTTCGTTACAGAGTAGCAGACGCATTATGGGAAAGTATCTCATGGACAGACTTCGGTAAGGAAATCGACTATATTTCTAGAGCGTTATTAAAAAACGGTATAGGAGTTCAAGATAAAGTGGGTATTTATGCTCAAAACATGCCTAATTGGACAGTTGCAGATTTTGCTTCACAACAAATTAGAGCAGTGAGTGTATCTATTTATGCTACGAATACTGCACTTCAGGCAGAATATATTATCAATGATGCTGAGATTAAAGTATTGTTTGTTGGTGATCAAGAACAATATGACAATGCTATCGAAGTTTTTGATAACTGCCCTTCGTTGAAGTATGTTGTTGCGATGAAAGAAACAACACATTTACGCCATCACAAAGGTGGAATTTTGTGGAGTGATTTTATCGAGACGGGTACTCAAGATGAGCAAGCGGAATTAGAAAAAAGAGTTGCTGAAGCTTCATTCGATGATTTAGCTACTTTAATCTATACATCGGGTACTACTGGAGAACCAAAGGGAGTAATGTTAGATTACAACAATATGGTTTCTCAATTTAATGCACATACTGATTTAGTGTCTTTCACAGACAAGGATGTGAACCTTAGTTTCCTTCCTTTATCTCATGTTTTTGAAAGAGCATGGTCTACATATGTTTTCTGGCAAGGTGGTGTAAACTGTTACCTTGAAGATACTAAGTTAATCAAAGAAGCTTTGGTAGAAGTAAGGCCACAAGTAATGTGTGCTGTACCAAGATTCTATGAAAAGATTTATTCTGCTATTCATGAAAAAGTAGCAAAGGCTTCGCCAAGTAAACAAAAACTTTTCCATTGGGCTGTTGGTATGGGTCGTAAGGCTTTTGATGCTAAACAA
Proteins encoded:
- a CDS encoding vWA domain-containing protein is translated as MIGYRFTEYIPPEIEGADTFSELLKIFLELINITGGDVSETMNWMNNLDRQYNITNNEYGMGDFYNDLKNKGYIEENNQEGSFTITPKSEQSIRQRALEEIFGKLKKGQKGNHKTNFTGTQGEEMTSDRRPYQFGDALGQISMTDSIRNAQINHGIDNFSIYEDDLEVIEKEHRTQTSTVLMIDISHSMILYGEDRITPAKKVAMALAEMIKRKYRKDTLDIIVFGNDAWQIKIKDLPYLQVGPYHTNTVAGLELAMDLLRRRKTTNKQIFMITDGKPSCLKEAGGYYKNSFGLDRKIVNKCLTLASQCRRLRIPITTFMIASDPYLKEFIKEFTEANNGNAYYSGLQGLGDMIFEDYARNKKKRM
- a CDS encoding sigma 54-interacting transcriptional regulator; the protein is MNTYTQLSTQEKQAITTLGALKASGYTSKSVKDELRDNLILKLKNKENPFPEIWGYEDTVIPELERAVLSKHNINLLGLRGQAKTRIARLMVHLLDDVIPVIEGSELNDDPFQPLSYSGKKILEEKGDDTPISWWKREDRYSEKLATPDVTVADLIGDIDPIKAATDKLSYSDERVIHYGLVPRSHRGLFVINELPDLQPRIQVALFNILQEGDIQIRGFQIRLPLDIQFVFTANPEDYTNRGSIVTPLKDRIESQIITHYPKELEIGKKITKQEAKVQEAQLNQVSINDLSRSLIEQIAFEARESEFVDEKSGVSARLTISAMENLYSSAERRMLINGEDNTYVRVSDMIGTIPAITGKIELVYEGEQEGAGEVAQSLLSKAIRKQFLENYPSPEKVRKSEDNPYQYVINWFGDANKVDLLNDTSYEEYKSKLDNVPTLRATVENTHKGLSEEEIYYQMEFVLHGLAEFSQLSKHALASKTTFSDLLSGMMDFSSSHFDEEDDE
- a CDS encoding AMP-dependent synthetase/ligase translates to MSTKPHLVHRIREQVSKYNSRDAVRYRVADALWESISWTDFGKEIDYISRALLKNGIGVQDKVGIYAQNMPNWTVADFASQQIRAVSVSIYATNTALQAEYIINDAEIKVLFVGDQEQYDNAIEVFDNCPSLKYVVAMKETTHLRHHKGGILWSDFIETGTQDEQAELEKRVAEASFDDLATLIYTSGTTGEPKGVMLDYNNMVSQFNAHTDLVSFTDKDVNLSFLPLSHVFERAWSTYVFWQGGVNCYLEDTKLIKEALVEVRPQVMCAVPRFYEKIYSAIHEKVAKASPSKQKLFHWAVGMGRKAFDAKQAGESLGAFDKMKFNLATKLVLSKFQKLMGGNIKFMPAGGAKLDPEIGQFFHSIGIPVILGYGLTETTATVSAWHIYSKFEVGTIGSAMPGCEIKLGENDEILVKSDVVMKGYYNKPEETAKVFTEDGFFKTGDKGAFDEYGNLLITDRIKELMKTSNGKYIAPQLVEGKIGKDHFVEQIAVIADARNFVSALIVPSFEILEEYANEHNISFNNKLELISNNEIIRMYTARIEKLQHDLANFEKVKKFTLLPSEFSQEKGEMTPTLKLKRKTIDANYKNEIEEMYSTKH